The proteins below come from a single Streptococcus hyointestinalis genomic window:
- a CDS encoding amino acid ABC transporter ATP-binding/permease protein yields the protein METQSTRQLIPRLLAVMKHRLPAIGLAIVFAVLGFVMTVTIPVLLVRLTFAALAGEKPELTSLVILLVFALLRGLFRYGEHYFGHWVAFHTLADFRNLVFDKLRRLAPSKLDRTDSGQLIKLIGEDIEALEVFFAHTLAPIGTAVITAAIMLIYLGQYSLLNAGLALLTYLLLAVVLPILFAKVLTPKLAKQSQVRKAYTSDFLESLRGAADLVQYQKTAETFEHLQAESQQVNQLEREVAQANFMQQAWTFLVVGLSILLVAVVSLMSVQDGGVELSDALAMIVAFSASFAPFLELSRLPLGFKRTMNAGRHVFELLDEAEPAATGAAVQDEVTPIALEEVSFAYDKRDQLVLDKVSAGFDQPIIYGIIGQSGAGKSTLVKLIMRWYDVASGKLHLAGTNSHKLDRQGLQAHFAYVPQTAQIFNQTIRENLVLSNPAITDEDIWQVADKCGMTRRLKAAENGLDTVISPSQFSAGERQRLELMRALLKQAQVYIFDEPTNNLDALSEAAFIQMIKTHFTGTVFLISHRASTVASADTVYEVKAGQLLLKH from the coding sequence ATGGAAACACAGTCAACTAGACAACTGATTCCACGGCTTTTAGCTGTGATGAAGCACCGTTTACCAGCCATTGGTCTGGCCATTGTCTTTGCAGTTCTGGGCTTTGTCATGACAGTGACTATCCCAGTGCTACTCGTCAGACTGACCTTTGCAGCGCTAGCTGGAGAGAAACCAGAGCTTACTAGCCTTGTCATTCTCCTTGTTTTTGCGCTTCTGCGTGGGCTCTTTCGCTATGGGGAGCACTATTTTGGGCACTGGGTGGCCTTTCATACCTTGGCGGATTTTAGAAATCTTGTCTTTGACAAATTGCGCCGCTTAGCACCTAGCAAGCTTGACCGAACTGACAGCGGTCAGCTGATTAAGCTGATTGGTGAGGACATTGAGGCTTTGGAGGTTTTCTTTGCCCACACCCTAGCACCTATCGGGACAGCTGTCATCACAGCAGCTATCATGCTGATCTATCTGGGACAGTATTCGCTCCTCAATGCTGGTCTTGCTCTTCTGACTTATCTACTGCTTGCAGTGGTCTTGCCTATTCTTTTTGCCAAGGTTTTGACACCAAAACTGGCTAAGCAAAGTCAGGTCAGAAAAGCCTACACCAGTGACTTTTTAGAAAGTCTGCGTGGAGCAGCTGACTTGGTGCAATACCAAAAAACAGCAGAAACATTTGAGCATTTGCAGGCAGAAAGCCAGCAGGTCAATCAGCTGGAGCGTGAGGTGGCGCAAGCCAACTTCATGCAGCAGGCTTGGACTTTCTTGGTCGTTGGTTTGTCCATTTTGCTGGTGGCTGTGGTCAGCTTGATGAGTGTGCAAGATGGCGGAGTAGAGCTGTCAGACGCTCTTGCTATGATTGTTGCTTTCTCAGCCTCTTTTGCACCGTTTTTGGAACTGAGCCGTTTGCCGCTTGGTTTTAAACGTACCATGAATGCAGGACGCCATGTTTTTGAACTTTTAGATGAGGCTGAGCCAGCTGCGACTGGCGCGGCTGTGCAAGATGAGGTGACGCCTATCGCTTTAGAGGAGGTCAGCTTTGCTTATGACAAACGAGACCAGCTAGTTCTTGACAAGGTATCAGCTGGCTTTGACCAGCCCATCATTTATGGAATCATCGGGCAGTCTGGGGCTGGTAAGTCGACGCTAGTCAAGCTCATCATGCGCTGGTATGATGTAGCGTCTGGCAAGCTCCATCTAGCTGGGACAAACAGCCACAAGCTCGATCGACAGGGCTTGCAAGCTCACTTTGCCTATGTGCCGCAGACGGCGCAGATTTTCAACCAAACCATCAGGGAAAATCTGGTCTTGTCAAACCCTGCTATCACAGATGAGGACATTTGGCAGGTGGCGGACAAATGTGGCATGACAAGACGCTTGAAAGCAGCTGAAAATGGGCTGGACACAGTCATTAGCCCTAGTCAATTTTCAGCGGGTGAGCGTCAGCGCTTAGAACTTATGCGTGCCCTGCTCAAACAAGCTCAAGTCTATATCTTTGATGAGCCAACCAACAATCTGGACGCCCTTAGCGAGGCTGCCTTTATCCAGATGATCAAGACTCATTTTACCGGTACTGTTTTTCTCATCAGCCACCGTGCTTCAACAGTTGCGTCAGCAGATACTGTCTATGAGGTCAAGGCCGGTCAACTCCTACTCAAACACTAA
- a CDS encoding ATP-binding cassette domain-containing protein, whose translation MLSTEQSLGYPQISLKNAALTYAGAKSPAFQVADLSISSSECVLVTGRSGAGKSTFLRLISGLLPDEESRLVGTVEVGNCRAGQETTAAFARQVASTFQEPARQFFHQKVKHELVFPAENQGLSAELIQKRLTEVAAAFDLTHLLERDCLALSGGEQQRVAMAVAVMQDTPVIILDEPTSHLDAASIAQLRSQITKLKKAGKTLLIAEHMLANLLDLADRVLYVDKGKLLYDWSPSQLQALSTQERQQLGLRQLDLSASQALLEQKSQDRSSSQSSDLLVKDLALFPDGSRRLPFLSMACGRVLGLMGDNGRGKSTLAQILAGAKREKQGQITWQGRIMRPKDRLKLVSLVLQDVRLQLFTASVKEELRLGQKRKDLPEDLLASLGLLELLERHPQTLSGGEQQRLMIAASLMSDKSVFIFDEPTSNLDGDQLQAFVAQVIQLKGAGKAVLIISHDVELMAQVCDEVYYL comes from the coding sequence ATGCTATCTACTGAGCAGTCTCTGGGTTATCCTCAGATTTCATTGAAAAATGCCGCCCTCACCTATGCTGGTGCGAAATCTCCTGCGTTTCAAGTGGCAGATCTGTCTATTTCTTCTAGCGAGTGTGTGTTAGTGACAGGGCGCTCTGGTGCTGGCAAGTCGACCTTTTTACGGCTTATAAGTGGGCTTTTGCCAGATGAGGAGAGTCGTCTGGTAGGGACTGTGGAGGTTGGGAATTGTAGGGCTGGACAAGAGACAACGGCAGCTTTTGCCCGTCAAGTAGCGAGCACCTTTCAAGAGCCAGCTCGTCAGTTTTTCCACCAAAAAGTCAAGCATGAGCTGGTTTTTCCAGCAGAAAATCAAGGCTTGTCAGCTGAGCTTATCCAAAAACGTCTGACAGAAGTAGCAGCTGCTTTTGACCTAACACACTTGCTGGAGCGTGATTGCTTGGCACTGTCAGGTGGTGAGCAGCAGCGGGTAGCCATGGCAGTGGCTGTCATGCAAGATACGCCTGTCATTATCCTAGATGAGCCGACCAGTCACCTAGACGCTGCTAGCATTGCCCAGCTACGCTCGCAAATCACCAAGCTGAAAAAAGCTGGTAAGACCCTTCTCATTGCAGAGCACATGCTGGCGAATCTTTTGGACTTGGCTGACCGTGTGCTTTATGTGGACAAGGGCAAACTGCTCTATGATTGGTCACCAAGTCAGCTACAAGCACTGTCGACTCAAGAAAGGCAACAACTGGGCTTACGCCAGCTGGACTTGTCTGCTAGTCAAGCTCTCCTTGAGCAAAAAAGTCAAGACAGGTCATCTAGCCAGTCGTCAGATTTGCTAGTTAAGGACTTAGCGCTGTTTCCAGATGGCTCACGCAGGTTACCTTTCTTATCTATGGCTTGTGGTAGGGTTCTGGGCTTGATGGGGGATAATGGACGAGGCAAGTCCACCTTGGCGCAAATCCTAGCAGGTGCTAAGAGAGAAAAGCAGGGGCAAATCACTTGGCAAGGTCGTATAATGAGGCCAAAAGACAGGCTAAAACTGGTCAGCCTAGTCTTGCAAGACGTGCGCCTGCAACTCTTCACTGCCAGCGTGAAAGAAGAACTGAGATTGGGACAAAAAAGAAAAGACCTGCCAGAAGACCTACTCGCCAGTCTAGGCTTGCTAGAGTTACTTGAGCGCCACCCGCAGACGCTGTCAGGCGGTGAGCAGCAGCGGCTCATGATTGCAGCCAGTCTCATGTCGGACAAGTCGGTCTTTATCTTTGACGAGCCGACCAGCAACCTAGACGGCGACCAGCTCCAAGCCTTCGTGGCACAAGTCATCCAGCTCAAAGGAGCTGGCAAGGCTGTTCTCATCATCAGCCACGATGTGGAGCTGATGGCGCAGGTCTGTGATGAGGTGTACTATTTATAA
- a CDS encoding energy-coupling factor transporter transmembrane component T, producing MAFNVRTKILCLLFCNLLFLYNVTGPLEYALLTSLLLLQISYGQWKKALVYLLIFLVSLVYADFGNVSLPDGLAILLVGTRRLLPSFMAGGLLLSTTTSYDLVHGLRKWRLPESLLLTLAVCLRFLPMIGQTSRQLHRNLRLRGCFTSPWDYLRYPHRYVSYLIVPLLFTLLAQAEDLTTAVMTKGLSLEKQVSTAYPQRFGALDWSFCLCYLLSSLWVILRFH from the coding sequence ATGGCGTTTAATGTCAGAACCAAAATTCTTTGTCTTCTCTTTTGCAACCTGCTCTTTCTCTACAATGTCACAGGACCGCTAGAATACGCCCTTCTCACTAGTCTCTTGCTGCTACAAATCAGCTACGGACAGTGGAAAAAAGCGCTGGTTTATTTGCTGATTTTTCTTGTCAGTCTCGTTTATGCGGACTTTGGCAATGTGAGTTTGCCAGACGGTCTTGCGATTTTGCTGGTGGGTACCAGACGGCTTTTGCCTAGCTTTATGGCGGGTGGGCTTCTTCTCAGCACGACGACTAGCTATGACCTCGTGCACGGCCTTAGGAAATGGCGCCTGCCAGAGAGTCTGCTTTTAACCTTGGCGGTGTGTCTGCGTTTTCTGCCCATGATTGGGCAAACCAGCCGACAGCTACACCGCAACTTGCGCCTGCGGGGCTGTTTTACCAGTCCTTGGGACTATCTGCGCTACCCTCACCGCTATGTCAGCTACCTCATCGTGCCTTTGCTCTTCACGCTTTTAGCTCAAGCAGAGGACTTGACCACAGCTGTCATGACCAAGGGCTTATCACTAGAGAAACAGGTCAGCACAGCCTATCCTCAGCGTTTTGGCGCTTTAGATTGGAGTTTTTGCCTATGCTATCTACTGAGCAGTCTCTGGGTTATCCTCAGATTTCATTGA
- a CDS encoding MptD family putative ECF transporter S component, which produces MKQLTVKDMILTGALSALYCIGVGLGTLLAVLIFRSANMVEAPAVAALICGVVYMLLIAKVQKFGAVLLMGAIMAVFFFLSGHFILSFFPSLICGFLADLLARFGNYMSQWRNLWSYVIFSFGNLGPIFLMWFMRDAYIQKLLERGKDMAYVKEVMVDFTLGNVLYLAGFIVICALIGGWLGQRLTKKHFTEKVANGV; this is translated from the coding sequence ATGAAACAACTTACTGTTAAAGACATGATTCTTACAGGCGCCCTGTCTGCCCTCTACTGTATCGGTGTGGGGCTAGGGACGCTATTAGCCGTTCTCATCTTTCGCTCGGCAAACATGGTCGAAGCGCCAGCGGTTGCTGCACTGATTTGTGGTGTGGTTTACATGCTCCTTATTGCTAAGGTGCAAAAGTTTGGTGCGGTGCTTCTCATGGGTGCTATCATGGCAGTTTTTTTCTTTCTGTCGGGGCACTTTATTCTGTCCTTTTTCCCAAGTCTTATCTGTGGCTTTCTAGCAGACCTTTTGGCAAGGTTTGGCAATTACATGAGCCAGTGGCGCAATCTCTGGTCTTATGTCATCTTTTCTTTTGGCAATCTAGGTCCTATTTTTCTCATGTGGTTCATGCGTGACGCCTATATCCAAAAGCTCCTTGAGCGTGGCAAGGACATGGCTTATGTCAAGGAAGTCATGGTGGATTTCACTCTGGGGAATGTCCTTTACTTAGCAGGATTTATCGTTATTTGTGCTTTGATTGGTGGCTGGTTAGGGCAACGTTTGACTAAGAAGCATTTCACAGAAAAGGTAGCAAATGGCGTTTAA
- a CDS encoding cation-translocating P-type ATPase codes for MSKEQKKASFYTQSQKDVLEAVESNIDGLSSQEAKARLDAYGHNELEEGEKRSLVAKFLDQFKDLMIIILLVAAVLSVITSGGEGVTDAIIILTVVVLNAAFGVYQEGQAEAAIEALKNMSSPLARVRRDGHVVEVDSKDLVPGDIVLLEAGDVVPADMRLLETASLKIEEAALTGESVPVEKEADAEVTADAGIGDRLNMAYQNSNVTYGRGLGVVTNTGMYTEVGHIAGMLASADETDTPLKQNLNQLSKVLTYVVIIIAAITFAVGVFLRGEAPLAGLMTAVALAVAAIPEGLPAIVTVVLSLGTQTLAKRNAIVRKLPAVETLGSTEIIASDKTGTLTMNQMTVEKVFYDGSLHEADDPIALELDLPLLRSVVLANDTKIDQEGKLIGDPTETAFIQFALDKGYDVKAYLEAYPRIAEVPFDSERKLMSTIHQLPNGQYLVAVKGAPDQLLKRCTTRDNAGDIAPITQDITDLIAENNSVMAHQALRVLAGAYKIIDELPEDISSETVEQDLIFTGLVGMIDPERPEAAQAVQVAKEAGIRPIMITGDHQDTAEAIAKRLGIIDPNDTEDHVFTGAELDELSDEDFQKVFKQYSVYARVSPEHKVRIVKAWQNEGKVVAMTGDGVNDAPSLKTADIGIGMGITGTEVSKGASDMVLADDNFATIIVAVEEGRKVFSNIQKSIQYLLSANMAEVFTIFFATLFGWDVLEPVHLLWINLVTDTLPAIALGVEPAEPGVMKHKPRGRKSSFFSGGVMGAIIYQGIFQTLLVLGVYGWALLFPEHAGNNHAIHEDALTMAYATLGLIQLVHAFNVKSVYQSIFTVGLFKNKLFNWAIPVAFVLLMATIAIPGFNEFFHVSQLSLTQWGAVIVGSLLMVVLVEIVKAFQRATGQDKKAI; via the coding sequence TTGTCAAAAGAACAAAAGAAAGCAAGCTTTTATACCCAAAGTCAAAAAGACGTGCTAGAAGCTGTTGAGTCTAATATTGACGGGCTCAGCTCGCAAGAAGCTAAGGCACGCTTAGACGCTTATGGGCATAATGAGCTAGAAGAAGGAGAGAAGCGCTCTCTTGTAGCGAAATTTTTAGACCAGTTCAAAGATCTGATGATTATCATCTTGCTGGTGGCAGCAGTCTTGTCTGTCATTACCTCAGGTGGTGAGGGTGTGACAGACGCTATCATCATCTTGACCGTTGTGGTCTTAAACGCAGCCTTTGGTGTGTATCAGGAAGGGCAAGCTGAAGCTGCCATTGAAGCACTGAAAAATATGTCTAGCCCACTTGCTCGTGTGCGCCGTGACGGGCATGTGGTCGAAGTGGACTCAAAAGACTTGGTGCCAGGTGATATTGTTTTACTTGAAGCAGGGGACGTTGTCCCAGCTGATATGCGCCTTTTAGAAACAGCTTCGCTCAAAATTGAAGAAGCAGCGCTGACTGGTGAGTCTGTTCCTGTTGAGAAGGAAGCAGACGCCGAGGTTACGGCTGACGCTGGGATTGGGGATCGTCTCAATATGGCTTACCAAAACTCAAACGTCACTTATGGACGAGGTCTTGGGGTTGTTACCAATACTGGTATGTACACCGAGGTGGGGCATATCGCAGGTATGCTAGCAAGTGCTGATGAGACTGACACACCACTCAAGCAAAACCTCAATCAGCTCTCAAAAGTGCTGACTTACGTGGTTATCATCATTGCAGCCATTACCTTTGCGGTTGGTGTGTTCTTGCGTGGTGAAGCGCCGCTGGCTGGTTTGATGACTGCTGTTGCCCTTGCGGTTGCGGCTATCCCAGAGGGGCTTCCTGCTATCGTGACGGTTGTCCTCTCACTTGGTACACAGACCCTCGCTAAGCGTAATGCCATCGTTCGTAAGTTGCCAGCCGTTGAGACGCTTGGTTCGACAGAGATTATCGCATCAGACAAGACTGGGACATTGACCATGAACCAGATGACGGTTGAGAAGGTCTTTTACGACGGTAGCTTGCACGAAGCGGATGACCCTATAGCTCTAGAGCTTGACTTGCCGCTGTTGCGTTCAGTTGTTTTGGCAAATGATACCAAGATTGACCAAGAAGGCAAGCTCATCGGTGACCCAACAGAGACTGCCTTTATCCAGTTTGCGCTTGACAAGGGCTATGATGTCAAGGCTTATCTTGAGGCTTACCCTCGTATAGCAGAGGTGCCGTTTGACTCAGAGCGTAAGCTCATGTCAACTATTCACCAATTGCCAAATGGACAATATCTGGTTGCCGTAAAAGGAGCTCCAGATCAGCTCCTAAAACGCTGTACGACACGTGACAATGCTGGCGATATTGCTCCAATCACACAAGACATCACAGACCTTATCGCAGAAAACAACTCTGTTATGGCGCACCAAGCACTGCGTGTCCTAGCAGGTGCCTATAAGATTATTGACGAATTGCCAGAGGACATCTCATCTGAAACTGTCGAGCAAGACCTTATCTTTACAGGTCTTGTCGGTATGATTGACCCAGAGCGTCCAGAAGCTGCGCAAGCGGTTCAAGTCGCAAAAGAAGCGGGTATCCGTCCAATCATGATTACAGGGGACCATCAAGATACCGCTGAAGCTATTGCTAAGCGTCTTGGTATCATTGACCCAAATGACACCGAGGACCATGTCTTTACTGGTGCTGAGTTGGATGAGTTGAGCGATGAGGACTTCCAAAAAGTCTTTAAGCAATACTCTGTCTATGCTCGTGTGTCACCAGAGCACAAGGTGCGTATCGTTAAGGCTTGGCAAAATGAAGGCAAGGTCGTTGCTATGACTGGTGACGGTGTCAATGACGCTCCGTCTCTTAAGACAGCTGACATCGGTATCGGTATGGGAATTACAGGGACAGAAGTATCTAAAGGGGCTTCTGATATGGTATTGGCTGATGATAACTTTGCAACCATCATCGTAGCAGTCGAGGAAGGACGTAAGGTCTTCTCAAACATCCAAAAATCTATCCAATATCTCCTTTCAGCCAACATGGCAGAGGTTTTTACTATCTTCTTTGCGACCCTATTTGGCTGGGATGTATTAGAGCCAGTGCATTTGCTTTGGATTAACCTTGTGACAGATACCTTGCCTGCCATCGCCCTTGGAGTAGAGCCAGCTGAGCCTGGTGTCATGAAGCACAAACCGCGTGGACGCAAGTCTAGCTTCTTCTCTGGTGGTGTCATGGGGGCTATCATCTATCAAGGTATCTTCCAGACCCTGCTTGTCCTTGGTGTTTACGGTTGGGCTCTACTCTTCCCAGAGCACGCTGGCAATAATCACGCCATCCACGAAGACGCCTTGACTATGGCTTATGCAACGCTTGGTCTTATCCAGCTGGTCCATGCCTTTAACGTCAAGTCTGTCTACCAATCTATCTTTACCGTCGGACTCTTTAAAAACAAACTCTTTAACTGGGCAATTCCTGTCGCCTTTGTGCTATTGATGGCAACCATTGCCATTCCTGGCTTTAACGAGTTCTTCCACGTGTCTCAACTCTCTCTGACCCAATGGGGAGCTGTTATCGTTGGAAGTCTCCTCATGGTAGTGCTTGTTGAAATCGTCAAAGCCTTTCAACGTGCTACTGGACAGGACAAAAAAGCTATCTAA
- a CDS encoding HD domain-containing protein, with product MNEKVFRDPIHNYIHVNHKVIYDLINTSEFQRLRRIKQVPTTAFTFHGSEHSRFSHCLGVYEIARQVIGIFEQDYRNIWNADESLLVMVAALLHDVGHGAYSHTFERLFETDHERYTQEIITSPETQINTILRQVAPDFPDKVASVINHTYPNKQVVELISSQIDCDRMDYLLRDSYYTAAHYGQFDLTRILRVIRPIKNGIAFARNGMHAVEDYIVSRFQMYMQVYFHPASRAMELLLQQLLKRAKELYQEQPSFFEQSSPHLLPFFKKEQTLADYLALDDGVMNTYFQSWMHSSDVILSDLASRFINRKVFKSVTFDEKDEDKLEVLRKYVAQVGFDPNYYTGIHVNFDLPYDIYRPEKAEPRTQIEILQKDGSLAELSTLSPIVRAISGETYGDRRFYFPKEMLSEDDLFADIKKSFQAHLNNEHFIGN from the coding sequence ATGAATGAAAAAGTCTTTCGTGATCCGATTCACAACTATATCCACGTTAATCATAAAGTCATCTACGATCTTATCAATACCAGCGAATTTCAGCGCCTGCGCCGTATCAAGCAAGTGCCAACAACAGCCTTTACCTTTCACGGGTCTGAGCACAGCCGTTTTTCCCATTGCCTTGGTGTCTATGAGATCGCAAGGCAAGTCATTGGCATCTTTGAGCAAGATTATAGAAACATCTGGAATGCCGACGAGAGCCTTCTTGTCATGGTGGCTGCGCTCTTACATGATGTGGGGCACGGCGCTTACTCACACACTTTTGAGCGTCTCTTTGAGACCGACCACGAGCGCTACACGCAGGAAATCATCACTAGCCCAGAAACGCAGATAAATACTATTTTACGCCAAGTGGCGCCTGACTTTCCAGACAAGGTGGCTAGCGTCATCAACCACACTTATCCCAATAAACAGGTGGTTGAGCTCATCTCAAGCCAAATCGACTGCGACCGCATGGACTATCTGCTGCGAGACTCCTACTACACCGCCGCTCACTACGGGCAGTTTGATCTTACCCGCATTTTACGTGTCATCCGCCCTATCAAAAATGGCATTGCTTTTGCTAGAAATGGTATGCACGCTGTTGAGGACTACATCGTCAGTCGTTTTCAGATGTACATGCAGGTTTATTTCCACCCTGCTAGCCGAGCTATGGAGTTGCTCTTACAGCAATTGCTAAAGCGTGCCAAAGAGCTTTATCAAGAACAGCCTAGCTTTTTTGAGCAAAGCTCGCCACATCTGCTGCCGTTTTTCAAGAAAGAGCAGACCTTAGCAGACTATCTAGCGCTTGACGATGGTGTGATGAACACTTACTTTCAATCTTGGATGCACTCAAGCGATGTTATCTTATCAGACCTTGCCAGTCGTTTTATCAATCGTAAGGTCTTTAAGTCCGTTACCTTTGACGAAAAGGACGAGGATAAGCTGGAAGTGCTCCGCAAGTACGTTGCTCAAGTGGGCTTTGACCCCAACTACTACACAGGCATTCATGTCAATTTTGATTTACCCTATGATATTTACCGCCCGGAAAAAGCTGAGCCTAGGACGCAGATTGAGATTTTGCAAAAGGACGGCAGTCTAGCAGAGCTCTCTACTCTCTCGCCTATTGTGCGTGCGATTTCTGGAGAGACTTATGGCGACCGTAGGTTTTATTTTCCAAAGGAAATGCTATCTGAGGATGACTTGTTTGCTGACATCAAAAAGAGCTTTCAAGCGCACCTCAACAACGAGCATTTCATAGGTAACTAA
- a CDS encoding DUF1934 domain-containing protein, protein MQLTLNNEINLGDQTELIHEVHSCDFIQKGDFAYLTYHNEEKEKVVVKFNHESMVMTRFSSPKSVMRFHHKEPALVMIPTPLGIQRLATATEYYHLDMDKQKLTIHYKLTQENGASFASYRLSLSWG, encoded by the coding sequence ATGCAATTAACACTAAATAATGAAATCAATCTTGGAGACCAGACAGAGCTAATCCACGAGGTGCATAGCTGCGACTTTATCCAAAAGGGTGATTTTGCCTACCTGACCTACCACAACGAAGAAAAGGAAAAAGTGGTGGTGAAATTTAATCACGAGTCTATGGTGATGACCCGCTTTTCTAGCCCTAAGTCGGTCATGCGCTTTCACCACAAGGAGCCAGCACTGGTCATGATTCCAACGCCTCTAGGTATCCAGCGATTAGCGACAGCGACCGAGTATTATCACCTCGATATGGACAAGCAAAAACTGACCATTCACTATAAGCTGACACAGGAAAACGGCGCTAGCTTTGCTTCTTATCGCCTCAGCCTTTCTTGGGGCTAA
- a CDS encoding ABC transporter ATP-binding protein/permease, whose amino-acid sequence MADSQPQKISRERKKALLKRLKEQVSAKQRLIYRSAVLSWIQFLMRVASFALIAYYVATGFERSFAQLNWVFFILAILGLNLIGFVVASFAKNLQGIASQYARNQLKTQFFDAFQAKSAQFEDKTSVTDVLTVASQGIDSLDTYYGHYLNLSLRTYFNCATVLLLVTLLYPVGGAIFLLCLPLIPISIILMQKRSRHIMNRYWGSYMDVGNRFMDDLSGLNTLYAYQADDKYAKDFATQAEDFRQATMLLLRFQLQSVGYMDAVMYLGVGLSGFVAVTQLLSGQISLFTMIFFILIATEFFAPIREMGYGMHLVMMNTKMADRIFTFLDSVKKDDDKVSQTLPAFSRLSVENLSFSYTDDKKVLSGLDVTLEKGQVLAVAGQSGLGKTTLAGLLTGRLLASSGEIYLGDLAISNLDKSTIATEVVYVSSESYLFNQSIYDNLVMGHTMTREEVLAWADKYGVLQFIHDLPEGIDTFVGENGRNLSQGQRQQILCARGVLAKRSLYIFDEMTSSVDRDNERAIYDLIHLVSREAMVIIITHKMAQVMNESRVLYLDEQGSHLDSPEVLYETVASFKDLVDTQANLERAVFNGNTVN is encoded by the coding sequence ATGGCGGATTCACAGCCCCAAAAAATATCACGTGAACGCAAAAAAGCGCTCTTGAAACGGCTCAAAGAGCAAGTTTCAGCCAAGCAGCGCTTGATTTATAGATCAGCTGTCCTATCTTGGATACAGTTTCTCATGCGGGTGGCAAGTTTTGCACTCATCGCTTACTATGTGGCGACAGGTTTTGAGCGAAGCTTTGCCCAGCTCAACTGGGTTTTCTTTATCCTAGCTATTTTAGGGCTCAATCTTATCGGTTTTGTAGTCGCAAGTTTCGCTAAAAACTTGCAAGGTATAGCGTCCCAATACGCCAGAAACCAGCTCAAAACGCAGTTTTTTGACGCCTTTCAAGCCAAGTCCGCTCAGTTTGAAGACAAAACGAGCGTGACAGACGTACTGACAGTTGCCTCGCAAGGGATTGACAGTCTTGACACCTACTACGGTCACTACCTCAATCTGTCCTTGCGGACTTATTTTAACTGTGCGACCGTTTTGCTTTTAGTCACTCTTCTCTATCCTGTGGGCGGTGCTATTTTTCTATTGTGCCTACCCTTGATTCCCATTTCGATTATTCTTATGCAAAAGCGCTCTCGCCATATTATGAACCGCTACTGGGGGTCTTATATGGATGTGGGCAATCGCTTTATGGACGATTTGTCTGGGCTCAATACCCTTTATGCTTATCAAGCAGATGACAAGTACGCCAAGGATTTTGCCACACAGGCGGAGGATTTTAGGCAGGCAACCATGTTGCTGCTGCGTTTTCAGCTGCAGTCGGTGGGTTATATGGATGCAGTCATGTATCTGGGTGTCGGCTTGTCGGGTTTTGTGGCAGTGACGCAGTTGCTATCAGGGCAGATTAGTCTTTTCACCATGATTTTCTTTATCCTCATTGCGACCGAGTTTTTTGCGCCGATTCGTGAGATGGGCTACGGCATGCACTTGGTCATGATGAATACCAAGATGGCAGATCGGATTTTTACTTTTCTAGATAGTGTCAAAAAGGATGATGACAAAGTTAGTCAGACCCTGCCAGCCTTTTCACGCTTGAGCGTGGAAAATCTTTCCTTTAGTTACACAGACGATAAAAAGGTGCTGTCAGGGCTTGATGTGACCCTGGAAAAGGGACAGGTACTAGCTGTTGCTGGGCAGTCTGGGCTAGGGAAAACGACTCTAGCTGGCTTACTGACAGGACGCTTATTGGCAAGCAGTGGTGAGATTTATCTGGGCGACCTCGCCATCTCTAACCTTGATAAGTCTACTATCGCCACAGAAGTGGTCTATGTCTCAAGCGAGAGTTATCTTTTTAACCAGAGTATTTATGACAATCTGGTCATGGGACATACCATGACGAGGGAGGAAGTGCTGGCTTGGGCGGACAAGTACGGTGTTTTGCAGTTCATCCATGATTTGCCAGAAGGCATTGATACTTTTGTCGGTGAAAATGGGCGCAATCTCTCGCAAGGTCAGCGTCAGCAAATTCTCTGTGCACGTGGAGTTCTAGCCAAGCGCAGTCTCTACATTTTTGACGAGATGACCTCAAGCGTGGACAGGGACAATGAGCGTGCCATTTACGACCTCATTCATCTGGTGTCAAGAGAAGCTATGGTCATCATCATCACGCACAAGATGGCGCAGGTCATGAATGAGTCTCGTGTGCTTTACCTAGACGAGCAGGGCAGTCATCTAGATAGTCCAGAGGTCTTGTATGAGACTGTGGCGAGCTTCAAGGACTTGGTTGATACCCAAGCTAACTTAGAAAGGGCGGTTTTTAATGGAAACACAGTCAACTAG